From a region of the Odoribacter splanchnicus DSM 20712 genome:
- a CDS encoding RNA polymerase sigma factor, with translation MLPETKELIQGINQKDEKAWKVLFKSFYAPLCHYSSRILADEQVVPDIVQNTLVNL, from the coding sequence ATGTTGCCAGAAACGAAAGAATTGATTCAAGGAATAAACCAAAAAGATGAAAAGGCCTGGAAAGTACTTTTCAAGTCGTTTTATGCTCCCCTTTGTCATTATAGTTCCCGGATTTTGGCAGATGAACAAGTTGTTCCCGATATTGTTCAGAATACCCTGGTGAATTTGTAG
- a CDS encoding fibronectin type III-like domain-contianing protein, which translates to MATPVVVGQAYRLSFTIKSYDKEGDFSDSQNSSTGNPLATIAYLNKNIRDDRVTGNAHLTWEVIEDLSFRISFGIDLLNRREWIFRYEFYVYSTYQKLALKAGETRNVEFLITPETISMYNLKMEYGPEPGDFKVWIAANAEDESNEGLFSYR; encoded by the coding sequence ATGGCAACCCCGGTGGTAGTCGGACAGGCTTACCGTTTGAGCTTTACTATTAAATCTTACGATAAAGAAGGAGATTTCTCGGATTCTCAGAATTCTTCTACCGGGAATCCGTTGGCTACGATCGCTTACCTGAATAAGAATATCCGGGATGACCGGGTGACGGGAAATGCACATCTCACTTGGGAGGTAATCGAAGATTTGAGTTTCCGTATCAGTTTCGGTATCGATTTACTGAATCGGCGGGAATGGATTTTTAGGTATGAATTTTATGTCTATTCTACTTATCAGAAGTTGGCATTAAAGGCCGGGGAGACCCGGAACGTTGAGTTTTTGATTACCCCCGAAACAATTTCTATGTATAATTTAAAAATGGAATACGGACCGGAACCCGGTGATTTTAAAGTCTGGATAGCCGCGAATGCCGAAGATGAAAGCAATGAAGGCTTGTTCTCCTATCGATGA
- a CDS encoding TrkA-related ion transporter, whose product MRLWKWLKLGFDQTFSGAWWKQLLWLTSVIVFFFAGMYILRPQVGISPQTENVFTSPAEQETQKLNFWDLVELFIDPGGFANQKEVNRPYALLVVLAGMLLLTGILISVFSNMLERRVERFRKGDSHYAFSNHIIILGIDDMVPYLIQQLRRNAEYKKCDIVVLTVEDTEQVRLKFHAELNRKEERRLVILHGRRDSKEELKKARVHKAEKLFILGEANEYDRDSLNIDCVKRVAEICEQTKRKKPLCCHVLFEYQGTFSVFQVSDISQQIKQYIEFTPFNFYEIWARRVLVKCSAESNGTIHYFPLDRGGISENSENYVHLVIIGMTRMGIALAIEAAHIAHFPNFKTHRKKTRITFIDREARREMDFFMGRYRHLFDLSEARFMDCEQDKTFHPCPRTSTADFIDLEWDFIQGRAESEPVQTLLGQWSGEKDKLLTIAICFNFPHTSLALGLYLPDAVYAHQVPVLIRQETSDTILQIVNSSIKYQALRPFGMVNRCYDLTMENLYLPKYINYVYDYFYQHGVNPPDLPSEKELTEKWNKLRVVKQWSNIYNASSIATKLRSIGIALPMKDRMRELTPHEIVILAEVEHNRWNVEELLMGYRIVTPEEEKEIEKNIELKNVYKEKRTAHYDIRPYEDLRSDESGRCANVYDISITSAIPLILNHIHTQTDQVED is encoded by the coding sequence ATGCGTTTATGGAAATGGTTAAAATTGGGGTTTGACCAGACTTTTTCGGGAGCCTGGTGGAAACAATTACTCTGGCTTACCAGTGTGATCGTATTTTTCTTCGCGGGGATGTATATCCTGCGTCCCCAGGTCGGTATCTCCCCCCAGACGGAAAATGTCTTCACTTCTCCGGCAGAACAAGAAACCCAAAAACTGAATTTTTGGGATTTGGTAGAACTTTTTATCGATCCGGGAGGATTCGCCAATCAAAAAGAGGTCAACCGTCCTTATGCCTTATTGGTCGTACTGGCAGGCATGTTGTTACTTACGGGTATTTTAATTTCGGTATTTTCGAATATGCTGGAACGCCGGGTGGAACGTTTCCGCAAAGGCGACAGCCATTATGCTTTTTCCAATCACATCATTATATTGGGTATCGACGATATGGTGCCTTATCTGATCCAGCAACTCCGACGAAATGCCGAGTATAAAAAATGCGATATCGTCGTATTGACCGTCGAAGATACCGAACAGGTGCGACTGAAATTCCATGCCGAACTGAACCGGAAAGAAGAAAGGAGACTGGTCATCCTGCACGGACGGCGGGACTCGAAAGAAGAATTAAAAAAAGCCAGGGTTCATAAAGCGGAAAAATTGTTTATCTTAGGAGAAGCGAATGAATACGACCGGGATTCTTTAAATATCGACTGTGTCAAACGTGTGGCAGAAATCTGTGAACAAACCAAACGTAAAAAACCACTCTGTTGTCATGTTTTATTCGAATATCAGGGTACTTTTTCGGTATTTCAGGTTTCGGATATCAGTCAGCAAATCAAACAATACATCGAATTTACTCCTTTCAATTTCTATGAGATCTGGGCTAGACGGGTTTTGGTAAAATGCAGTGCGGAAAGTAACGGCACGATTCATTATTTCCCTCTGGACCGGGGAGGAATTAGCGAAAACTCGGAAAATTACGTTCATCTGGTCATTATCGGTATGACCCGTATGGGTATAGCCCTGGCAATCGAAGCGGCCCATATCGCCCATTTCCCGAACTTCAAAACTCACCGGAAAAAAACGCGGATCACCTTTATCGACCGGGAAGCCAGACGGGAAATGGATTTCTTCATGGGACGTTACCGTCATTTGTTCGACTTATCGGAAGCCCGGTTTATGGATTGTGAACAAGACAAGACATTTCATCCCTGCCCCAGAACTTCGACAGCCGATTTTATCGATTTGGAATGGGATTTTATCCAGGGAAGGGCCGAATCCGAACCTGTCCAAACCTTATTAGGGCAATGGAGCGGTGAAAAAGATAAACTATTGACCATTGCCATCTGTTTTAATTTTCCGCATACCAGTCTTGCCCTCGGTCTTTATCTCCCGGATGCCGTCTATGCCCACCAGGTTCCGGTATTGATCCGCCAGGAAACCTCGGACACGATTCTACAAATCGTCAATTCTTCTATAAAATATCAGGCTTTACGGCCATTTGGAATGGTCAACCGCTGTTACGACCTGACGATGGAGAATTTATATCTGCCGAAATATATCAATTATGTCTACGACTATTTTTATCAACATGGGGTCAATCCCCCGGATCTCCCTTCCGAAAAAGAATTGACAGAAAAATGGAATAAGCTACGGGTAGTGAAACAATGGTCGAATATTTACAATGCCAGTTCTATAGCCACTAAGCTCCGCTCGATCGGAATCGCCTTACCTATGAAAGATAGAATGCGAGAACTCACTCCACATGAAATCGTTATCCTGGCAGAAGTAGAACACAACCGCTGGAATGTCGAGGAATTGTTAATGGGTTACCGGATTGTGACTCCCGAAGAAGAAAAAGAAATTGAAAAAAATATCGAATTGAAAAACGTATACAAGGAAAAACGTACTGCCCACTATGACATCCGGCCTTATGAAGATTTACGGTCGGATGAAAGCGGTCGTTGTGCCAATGTCTACGACATCAGCATCACTTCGGCAATTCCTTTAATCCTCAACCATATACATACGCAAACCGATCAAGTGGAGGACTGA
- a CDS encoding Kelch repeat-containing protein, with the protein MKYFSFLVYLVAFIACHDDHHTEPELPQGQWTESHPFKGIPRTGGVSFTIGDVAYVGLGRTLSTATEALKDFWMYKDTTWTRIADFPGTERYGAVAFVLGNIAYVGTGYTPSTKNRADEFHHDFYAYDPSTGKWSDTPVTYLPPDAQGESNARKDAIAFSLNNKAYVGTGISPKNHALKDLYCFDGSTWTELYFPGEARYGASVFVIDDKAVICLGTSGANKTSYLADVNIFDGITQEWYAPRPLVNLKSHQDDEEYDQIPRAYAVAFTSDKTDGQTKGYITTGMGPYLHTCWEYDIQKDHWRKVSDLPAPMTKRMYAVGFSLNGKGYITTGGLNSNTPIPADMWSFTP; encoded by the coding sequence ATGAAATACTTTTCGTTCCTTGTTTATCTAGTAGCCTTTATCGCTTGTCATGACGATCACCATACAGAACCGGAATTACCACAAGGCCAATGGACCGAATCGCATCCATTCAAGGGAATTCCACGTACAGGAGGGGTCAGTTTTACTATCGGAGACGTCGCTTATGTCGGCCTGGGGCGTACTTTGTCTACAGCTACCGAGGCATTAAAAGATTTTTGGATGTACAAAGATACGACCTGGACCCGTATCGCCGACTTTCCGGGGACAGAACGTTACGGAGCGGTTGCTTTTGTGCTCGGCAATATCGCCTATGTAGGTACAGGTTATACTCCATCCACCAAAAATCGAGCAGATGAATTTCATCATGATTTCTATGCCTATGACCCATCGACCGGTAAATGGAGCGACACTCCGGTGACTTATTTACCTCCCGATGCCCAGGGCGAAAGTAATGCCCGCAAAGATGCCATTGCTTTTTCGTTAAACAATAAAGCTTACGTAGGTACAGGCATTTCACCTAAAAACCATGCTTTGAAAGATTTATATTGTTTCGACGGTTCGACCTGGACAGAACTTTACTTTCCCGGTGAAGCCCGATACGGAGCTTCGGTTTTTGTCATAGACGATAAAGCGGTAATCTGCCTGGGTACAAGCGGGGCGAATAAAACGTCCTATTTAGCCGATGTAAATATTTTCGACGGCATAACCCAGGAATGGTATGCTCCCCGCCCCCTGGTAAATCTGAAATCCCATCAGGACGACGAAGAATACGACCAGATTCCGCGGGCTTATGCCGTAGCTTTCACTTCGGACAAAACGGACGGACAAACCAAAGGATATATCACGACAGGGATGGGCCCGTATCTTCATACCTGTTGGGAATACGATATTCAAAAAGATCATTGGAGGAAAGTCAGCGATCTCCCTGCTCCTATGACAAAGCGGATGTATGCTGTCGGCTTTTCCTTAAACGGTAAGGGATATATCACTACCGGAGGATTGAATTCAAACACTCCTATCCCCGCCGATATGTGGAGTTTTACCCCATAA
- a CDS encoding diacylglycerol kinase family protein, whose translation MASEKKFSFKARLHSFKYAFRGVFLLFHYEHNAWIHLIAIVCAVMAGIILSLTSLEWVVILFAIGSVLAAEAINTAIEKLADFISPSHQVLIGKAKDLAAAVLILSTCAFIIGGIIFIPKIIHF comes from the coding sequence ATGGCATCCGAAAAAAAATTTTCTTTCAAAGCCCGTTTGCATAGTTTCAAATATGCTTTTCGTGGTGTGTTTCTTTTATTTCATTACGAACACAATGCGTGGATACATTTGATTGCAATTGTTTGTGCTGTCATGGCAGGCATCATTTTATCCCTGACTTCTTTGGAATGGGTAGTAATCCTTTTTGCTATCGGTAGTGTGCTTGCTGCCGAAGCCATAAACACGGCGATTGAAAAACTAGCCGATTTCATTTCCCCGTCGCATCAGGTCCTTATCGGTAAAGCAAAAGACCTCGCAGCAGCAGTACTGATCCTGTCCACCTGTGCATTTATCATCGGAGGTATTATCTTTATTCCTAAAATAATCCATTTCTAA
- a CDS encoding phosphatase PAP2 family protein produces the protein MQTKFILPCLLSTLFFLNSFSPSAQNRKTIETTTDILMFITPVAGFAGSLAIGDYQGTKQIIFSGAMNMAMTYALKYVIRKERPDHSDHHAFPSSHTSVSFQGASFIQRRYGWKFGLPAYLLSAYVGWGRTYAKKHDWWDIIGGAAIGTASSYIFTRPFARKHNITFSPVILSGQHPGFYASIRF, from the coding sequence ATGCAAACAAAATTTATTCTGCCTTGCCTGTTAAGTACTCTTTTTTTCTTAAACTCTTTTTCGCCCTCGGCTCAGAATCGTAAAACCATCGAAACGACGACCGATATTCTCATGTTCATCACACCGGTAGCAGGATTTGCCGGTTCACTGGCTATCGGAGATTATCAGGGTACCAAACAAATTATCTTTTCGGGAGCGATGAATATGGCCATGACCTATGCCCTGAAATATGTGATCAGGAAAGAACGGCCGGACCATAGCGATCATCATGCTTTTCCTTCTTCCCATACCTCCGTCTCTTTTCAGGGAGCCTCCTTTATACAAAGACGCTACGGATGGAAATTCGGCTTACCGGCTTATTTACTCTCCGCCTACGTCGGTTGGGGACGGACGTATGCCAAAAAACACGATTGGTGGGATATCATCGGAGGAGCAGCCATCGGAACAGCCAGCAGCTATATCTTCACCCGTCCGTTTGCCCGAAAACACAACATTACTTTTTCACCGGTAATTCTCAGTGGACAACACCCTGGGTTTTATGCCTCTATCCGGTTTTAA
- a CDS encoding TonB-dependent receptor, which translates to MKGTTLGTATDETGHYFLKNLPIGTYTIRVNGVGYRSAEKQITLRQGETHELDFEVEEDMIQLETVVISANKNETNRLEAPIVVHVMTPKLFENTNSVCLAQGLSFQPGLRVETNCQNCGFQQVRINGLDGPYTQLLLDGKALFSSLNGVYGIEQIPTGMIERVEVMRGGGSALYGANAIGGTVNIITKEPLNNLFMISHNLTAIGNSAYDNTTSLNTSLVNSQRDAGIYLFGTSRHRQHYDHDGDHFSEIGKLKLTTLGFRSFYKPTSQTKLTLEYHNIREFRRGGNLFSLPPHETDITEQADHDINGGGVDFTFFSKDYAHKLNLYSSVQHTARQSYYGAGKDPKAYGKTNDLTAIAGIQYSYNFNRLLFMPAVLTTGSEYVYNKLADKMLGYHRSIDQKVDIYSFFLQNEWKTEQFSILPGGRLDKNSFIDHIIFSPRINLRYNPLKAISLRASYSAGFRAPQTYDEDLHVTAVGGEVSLIQSDPNLKTEKSGSYSVSADIYHSFGRVQTNLLIEAYYTKLKHIFVVSPIGYDEEGNKILERRNGSGAKVKGINLEGKIIPHRDVQIQLGISLQQNKYNRPQSWSDDPDTKKTREMLRSPNRYGYFTFFTSPFKKFGISASGTYTGSMYVPHMAGYIEKDKLEKSGDFFDTNIKLNYDFTISGNYILQLNCGIQNIFQSYQKDFDRGEFRDAGYIYGPGLPRSWFAGIKLSLN; encoded by the coding sequence CTGAAAGGTACAACACTTGGAACAGCGACAGACGAAACCGGCCACTATTTTCTAAAAAACCTACCGATCGGTACCTATACTATCCGGGTAAACGGAGTAGGCTACCGATCGGCAGAAAAACAAATTACCCTCAGGCAAGGAGAAACCCACGAACTTGATTTTGAAGTGGAAGAAGACATGATCCAGTTGGAAACCGTAGTGATATCGGCCAATAAAAACGAAACAAACCGGCTGGAAGCACCGATAGTGGTCCATGTAATGACTCCGAAATTATTCGAAAATACCAATTCGGTATGCCTGGCCCAAGGACTCAGTTTTCAGCCCGGTCTTCGGGTAGAAACTAATTGCCAGAACTGTGGCTTCCAGCAAGTCCGCATAAACGGTCTGGACGGTCCCTATACCCAGTTGCTTTTAGACGGAAAAGCTTTATTCAGTTCATTAAACGGTGTATACGGTATCGAACAAATTCCAACCGGGATGATCGAACGTGTCGAAGTTATGCGCGGTGGTGGTTCTGCTCTCTATGGTGCCAACGCCATCGGTGGCACAGTGAATATCATCACTAAAGAACCCCTGAATAACCTGTTTATGATCAGTCATAACCTGACTGCTATCGGTAACTCGGCCTACGATAACACCACCTCACTGAATACTTCACTAGTCAACAGCCAACGGGACGCAGGAATCTATCTTTTCGGAACTTCACGCCACCGCCAACACTATGATCACGATGGAGACCATTTTTCAGAAATCGGAAAACTCAAGCTGACGACTCTGGGATTCCGCAGTTTTTACAAACCCACCTCTCAAACCAAACTGACTTTAGAATACCACAATATCCGGGAATTCCGACGTGGAGGAAATCTATTCAGTCTGCCTCCCCACGAAACCGATATCACCGAACAGGCCGATCATGATATCAACGGCGGTGGGGTGGATTTCACCTTCTTTTCGAAAGATTATGCCCATAAACTCAATCTGTATTCCTCTGTCCAACACACTGCCCGTCAATCTTATTACGGAGCAGGTAAAGATCCCAAAGCCTATGGCAAGACAAATGACCTGACCGCTATTGCAGGAATTCAATACTCATACAATTTCAATCGTCTCCTTTTTATGCCGGCAGTATTGACAACCGGCAGCGAATATGTATATAACAAACTGGCCGATAAAATGCTGGGGTATCACCGTTCCATCGATCAAAAAGTTGATATCTACAGCTTTTTTCTCCAAAACGAGTGGAAAACAGAGCAATTCAGCATCCTGCCAGGAGGCCGGCTGGACAAAAACAGTTTCATCGATCATATCATTTTCAGCCCTCGTATCAACCTGCGCTACAATCCCTTGAAAGCCATCAGCCTCAGAGCCAGTTATTCGGCCGGCTTCCGGGCACCTCAAACCTATGATGAAGATCTACACGTGACCGCCGTCGGGGGAGAAGTGTCGCTAATCCAATCGGATCCGAATCTGAAAACCGAAAAGTCGGGAAGTTATAGCGTCTCAGCCGACATTTATCATTCTTTCGGACGAGTACAAACCAATCTGTTGATTGAAGCATATTATACCAAATTGAAGCATATTTTTGTAGTCAGCCCTATCGGTTACGACGAAGAAGGCAACAAAATACTCGAACGCCGTAATGGTTCGGGTGCCAAAGTAAAAGGTATCAATCTCGAAGGAAAAATTATCCCTCACCGGGATGTACAAATCCAATTGGGGATATCTCTCCAGCAGAATAAATACAATCGTCCTCAATCCTGGAGTGACGATCCGGATACAAAGAAAACCCGTGAAATGTTACGTTCTCCCAACCGGTATGGCTATTTCACGTTTTTTACTTCTCCTTTCAAAAAATTCGGTATATCCGCTTCAGGCACTTATACAGGAAGTATGTATGTTCCTCACATGGCCGGATATATCGAAAAAGACAAACTGGAAAAAAGCGGAGATTTCTTCGATACCAACATTAAATTGAATTACGATTTTACCATCAGCGGAAATTATATTCTTCAACTCAATTGTGGTATCCAGAACATTTTTCAAAGCTACCAAAAAGATTTCGATCGGGGAGAATTTCGGGATGCCGGATACATTTACGGACCGGGCCTTCCCCGTAGCTGGTTCGCCGGCATTAAACTCAGCCTGAATTAA
- the pbpC gene encoding penicillin-binding protein 1C, which translates to MNTVVKWSNISRRSVLIAVMLFIILFLFWWSILPVPLFQDPYATVLFDREGQVMGMKVADDGQMRFEEVQDLPPRYVISVLVFEDRYFLAHQGVNWWALCRALVQNIQAGHVVSGGSTLSMQVVRLALGNPPRTVPEKIREIFLTLRMEQSYSKKQILEMYASHAPFGGNVVGIRAAALKYFNRRPEQLSWAEAALLAVLPNAPALLYPGKNNTLLKQKRDGLLAKLYREGVMSEDSYHLALAEPLPEKKFDIPTVAPHLLAKAYREKKGKVCPTYIDGRLQKKINEIVERHTALLSQNYIYNMAVLVAHVPTGEVRAYVGNSAPRKGSRGNDVDIVQAVRSSGSILKPALYACMLQSGFILPGTLVPDIPSRFGSYSPSNFNRDFKGVVPARQALAQSLNIPFVRLLKDYSYARFYDDLKQLGIRSLNRDADHYGLSLILGGAETSLWDICNLYGGMSAVLNHYNDRDGQYFDGEYSRLKVWEEYSGAEGQDEEEKNISADRSVLKASAIWQTMKALEEVERPEMESGWKNFVSAMNLAWKTGTSFGFRDAWAVGVNPEYVIGVWVGNADGEGRPGLVGVRAAAPVLFEVAGLLPVNRHFYEPAEEMKEVVVCHRSGYRASAYCEETDTIRVCAAGSRTQVCPYHRLVNLDATGKWQVTSDCEPVHRIRIQPWFVLPPVQEWYYCRTHTGYRRLPPYRPDCHPQGEEMMEMIYPQRGTRVFIPRDFGGKPGRVVLEAVHRSVKVRIYWYVDEQFLGVTHSIHQQEVWLKEGRHTLTLMDEEGHILQQVFRVVGKEIPGGG; encoded by the coding sequence ATGAACACAGTTGTAAAATGGAGCAATATTTCCCGGCGATCTGTTTTGATTGCCGTAATGCTTTTTATTATTCTCTTTCTTTTTTGGTGGTCTATACTGCCGGTCCCCTTGTTTCAGGACCCTTATGCTACGGTGTTGTTCGACCGGGAAGGGCAGGTTATGGGTATGAAGGTGGCGGATGATGGGCAGATGCGTTTTGAAGAGGTTCAGGATTTGCCTCCCCGCTATGTTATTTCTGTTTTGGTTTTCGAAGACCGGTATTTTTTAGCCCATCAGGGGGTGAATTGGTGGGCTTTGTGCCGGGCATTAGTGCAGAATATACAGGCCGGGCATGTGGTCAGTGGGGGAAGTACGCTTTCGATGCAGGTGGTGCGTTTGGCTTTGGGAAATCCGCCCCGTACCGTTCCTGAAAAGATAAGGGAGATTTTCCTGACACTACGGATGGAGCAGAGTTATTCTAAAAAACAGATTTTGGAGATGTATGCTTCACACGCTCCTTTTGGGGGGAATGTAGTCGGCATACGGGCGGCTGCGCTGAAATATTTTAACCGCCGGCCCGAACAGCTGAGCTGGGCCGAAGCTGCTTTACTGGCGGTGTTACCTAATGCACCGGCATTGCTTTATCCCGGAAAGAACAATACTTTACTGAAACAAAAAAGAGACGGGTTGTTGGCCAAATTATACCGGGAAGGGGTGATGTCCGAAGATTCGTACCACCTGGCCTTGGCTGAGCCCTTGCCGGAAAAAAAGTTCGATATCCCTACTGTGGCACCCCATCTGTTGGCTAAGGCTTATCGGGAAAAAAAAGGAAAAGTGTGCCCGACATATATCGACGGACGCTTGCAGAAAAAGATCAATGAGATCGTAGAACGGCATACTGCTTTACTGAGCCAGAATTATATCTATAACATGGCTGTGTTGGTGGCTCATGTCCCGACCGGAGAAGTCAGGGCCTATGTCGGGAATAGTGCTCCCCGGAAGGGTAGCCGGGGAAATGACGTGGATATTGTTCAGGCCGTTCGGAGTTCGGGAAGTATTCTCAAACCGGCTTTATATGCTTGCATGTTACAGAGTGGGTTTATTTTACCCGGGACCTTAGTGCCCGATATCCCTTCCCGTTTCGGAAGCTATTCTCCTTCGAATTTTAACCGTGATTTTAAGGGCGTCGTACCGGCCAGGCAGGCTTTGGCTCAATCCTTGAATATTCCTTTTGTACGCTTACTCAAAGATTATTCATATGCCCGTTTTTACGATGATCTGAAACAATTGGGTATTCGTTCTTTAAACCGCGACGCCGATCATTATGGACTGAGTCTGATTTTGGGTGGTGCCGAAACGTCACTTTGGGATATTTGTAATTTGTATGGAGGAATGAGTGCTGTATTGAATCATTATAATGACAGAGACGGACAATATTTTGACGGGGAATATTCCCGTTTGAAGGTTTGGGAGGAGTATAGCGGAGCGGAAGGACAAGATGAGGAAGAGAAAAATATTAGTGCGGATCGGAGTGTATTGAAAGCTTCGGCGATCTGGCAGACCATGAAAGCTTTGGAGGAGGTGGAACGGCCGGAAATGGAATCGGGGTGGAAAAATTTTGTCTCGGCGATGAATCTGGCCTGGAAAACGGGAACTAGTTTTGGTTTCCGGGATGCTTGGGCGGTGGGAGTGAATCCCGAGTATGTGATCGGCGTTTGGGTAGGGAATGCCGACGGGGAAGGACGTCCGGGTTTGGTTGGGGTGAGAGCTGCGGCTCCGGTACTCTTTGAGGTCGCTGGTCTTTTGCCTGTGAACCGGCATTTCTACGAACCGGCCGAGGAGATGAAAGAGGTGGTCGTATGTCATCGGAGCGGTTACCGGGCTTCGGCTTATTGTGAGGAGACCGATACCATCCGGGTTTGTGCTGCCGGAAGCAGGACACAGGTGTGTCCTTACCACCGCTTGGTAAATCTCGATGCTACCGGAAAATGGCAGGTGACTTCGGATTGTGAGCCGGTGCACCGGATCAGGATACAGCCCTGGTTTGTGCTTCCACCGGTGCAGGAATGGTACTATTGCCGGACTCATACCGGATATCGCAGATTACCGCCTTATCGTCCGGATTGTCACCCTCAGGGGGAAGAGATGATGGAAATGATTTATCCCCAACGGGGAACCCGGGTTTTTATTCCCAGGGATTTCGGAGGGAAACCCGGACGTGTGGTTCTCGAAGCCGTGCATCGATCGGTTAAAGTGCGGATTTATTGGTATGTCGACGAGCAGTTTTTGGGTGTAACCCACTCCATCCATCAGCAAGAAGTATGGCTGAAAGAAGGTCGCCATACCTTGACGTTGATGGATGAAGAAGGCCATATTTTACAGCAGGTATTCCGGGTGGTAGGGAAGGAAATTCCGGGCGGTGGTTAG
- a CDS encoding DUF4493 domain-containing protein, with the protein MKIHIIIIFFSVILGASCEKSESQRVNYGSILLESIHFSVGGETIPLSRAVDAGLQVQIRQNGVLLEGQDYAPGTDFSKRITLPVGENYTVKAFTPDQTEAGNDEPGHPVYSVESEPFEVIEGDITTLSLTAPQINVGVAMSCDESFAREFTEISVAIVSESGRSVTITGAEDTGYRYFTLPVSGKLSYTVLAKNQDGEVMQKTSALSVEAKNYRINLAIE; encoded by the coding sequence ATGAAAATACATATTATTATTATATTTTTTTCTGTTATTTTGGGTGCTTCTTGTGAAAAATCTGAGAGTCAGAGAGTGAATTATGGTTCTATATTATTAGAAAGTATTCACTTTAGTGTTGGTGGAGAAACTATTCCCCTGTCCCGTGCCGTGGATGCAGGTCTGCAGGTTCAGATCCGACAGAATGGTGTTTTGTTAGAAGGTCAGGACTATGCTCCTGGAACAGACTTTTCTAAACGGATAACTTTGCCGGTTGGTGAGAATTATACGGTAAAAGCTTTTACCCCTGACCAAACAGAAGCGGGTAATGATGAGCCGGGGCATCCGGTGTATAGTGTCGAAAGTGAACCCTTTGAAGTGATCGAAGGGGATATTACTACCCTTTCTTTGACTGCACCTCAGATCAATGTGGGAGTAGCCATGAGCTGTGACGAGTCGTTTGCCCGTGAATTTACAGAGATTTCTGTGGCTATCGTGTCGGAAAGCGGGCGTTCGGTGACTATTACCGGTGCGGAGGATACGGGGTATCGTTATTTTACATTGCCGGTTTCGGGAAAGTTGAGTTACACTGTCCTGGCGAAGAATCAGGATGGAGAAGTGATGCAGAAAACTTCCGCTTTGTCGGTAGAAGCCAAAAATTATAGGATAAATTTAGCAATCGAGTGA